From one Lycium barbarum isolate Lr01 chromosome 6, ASM1917538v2, whole genome shotgun sequence genomic stretch:
- the LOC132644109 gene encoding uncharacterized protein LOC132644109 — MVIEARDNIEQVIWWETKSGTTNIWFDNWTKLGALHYVLPDIPVDESMEDVKDLIGGNEWNVSRLQQLFPADVVEYILEDLELREISDQWDKPWWMMTSTGKFTVSSAWDLLRQRGHVSEDYKNIWLKGLPFKISFCLWRLWKFKLPVDEVLETIGINIVSRCYCCIEPRQEILDHLFLKGDFATTVWNWFSSAAGILMNCCQVKHAVKLWWNAKCHYKLRPIQKAVPAIILWQIWKIRFSSVHNRPPKWPDIIDYFESFTHVIRTPIVKWQLPARGWFKCNTDARHTITDGNNLIAEALAIKKGVDYYISHQLVPLVVETDSLAMKMFISGTWEVPWSITLVVQEINRIRKGHMVNVEHIYREGNGLADFLTNYVFYFATQEL, encoded by the exons ATGGTCATAGAGGCAAGGGACAATATTGAACAAGTGATCTGGTGGGAAACAAAGAGTGGAACAACCAAtatttggtttgataattggaccaAATTGGGTGCTCTACATTATGTATTACCTGATATTCCAGTTGATGAATCTATGGAAGATGTTAAAGACCTGATAGGAGGTAATGAATGGAATGTTAGCAGATTACAACAACTTTTTCCAGCCGATGTAGTAGAGTATATTCTAGAGGATTTGGAGCTGAGAGAAATTTCAGATCAGTGGGATAaaccttggtggatgatgactAGCACTGGTAAATTCACAGTTTCTAGTGCATGGGACCTGCTTAGACAAAGAGGTCATGTTTCTGAGGACTATAAGAACATATGGCTGAAAGGTCTTCCTTTTAAGATCTCATTCTGCTTATGGAGGTTATGGAAATTCAAGTTACCTGTGGATGAAGTTCTTGAAACTATTGGAATAAATATAGTTTCTAGATGCTACTGTTGCATAGAACCTAGGCAGGAGATATTAGACCATCTGTTTCTAAAAGGAGATTTTGCTACAACTGTATGGAACTGGTTTAGCAGTGCTGCAGGAATATTGATGAATTGTTGTCAAGTGAAACATGCAGTGAAATTATGGTGGAATGCAAAGTGTCATTATAAGTTGAGACCAATACAAAAGGCAGTTCCTGCAATCATTCTTTGGCAGATCTGGAA GATAAGATTTTCTTCAGTGCATAATAGACCACCCAAATGGCCTGATATCATTGACTATTTTGAATCATTTACACATGTTATCAGAACACCTATAGTGAAATGGCAATTACCAGCAAGGGGTTGGTTCAAATGTAATACAGATG CAAGACACACTATTACAGATGGCAATAATCTTATAGCAGAAGCTCTGGCCATCAAGAAAGGAGTTGACTACTACATTTCTCATCAGCTTGTTCCTCTAGTTGTGGAAACTGACTCATTGGCTATGAAGATGTTCATTTCTGGAACATGGGAGGTTCCATGGAGCATTACTTTAGTGGTTCAAGAGATTAACAGAATAAGGAAGGGACATATGGTGAATGTGGAGCACATATACAGAGAAGGAAATGGCCtggcagattttttaactaactatgtTTTTTATTTTGCAACACAGGAACTATAA